Part of the Azotosporobacter soli genome, GCGCGCTATAGAGCGTCGATCCGTCTAGGTTGAAGGTATAGCCTGTCGGCAAAACGAAGGTAACGATATGTTTCGGCACGCCGAACTTTTCAAGTTTTTCCATCGCCAACGGCAATGCAGCTTCACTAGATGCGGTGGAGAACGCGATCATGATCGGTTCTTTAATCGCTCTGAGCAACTGCAGGAACTTGAAGTTGAAAACGATCGAAGCACTTACCATTACTAACAGGACAAAGACGATCAATGCAAAATAGAGCGAGAAGATCAGCTTGGCCAGCGGAATCAGCATACCGAGGCCAAATTTACCAACTGTGTAGGCAATCAACGCGAATACGCCAAGCGGCGCCAGTTTCATTACGTACCAGGTTACTTTGAACATGATTTCCGCGATGCTGACCGACAATTTTACGACCGGTTCGCCGGCTTTACCCATACTGGCAGCCGCTACGCCAAAGAACGTGGAGAAGAAAACGATTTGCAGCATACTGCCTTTGGCAGCGCCATCGACGATGTTCGTCGGGATGATTTCCAACATAGCCTGCGCCATGTCGATGCTTTTCTTGGCAGCATCCGCCGCCGCTTTTGCATCGCCGGCAGTCAGCGCAACACCAACGCCCGGTTGGAATACGTTGGCAACGACCAGGCCGACAACCAAAGCGACTGTCGTCGCCAGTTCGAACCAGATCAACGCCTTGCCGCCCAAACGACCCACTTTCTTAAAGTCGCCCGCGCCGGCAATACCCATGATCAGGGAGCTGAAGATCAAAGGTACAACGATCATCTTGATCATACGAATAAATGCGTCTCCCAGGGGTTTAAACTTTTGGCCGTATTCCGGGAACATATAGCCAAATACGATACCTAAAACAAGTCCGATCATAATCTGGGCTGAAATACCTAAGCCACCCTTTTTTCCTTCTGCCATGATAAGCCTCCTATCTTTTTTTGCCTATAACGCCATTTTCTCTTCCCTGTTTGGTGCAGTCCGTTACCGCCCACCCCCTTCTTCTCTGCTCACAGTAGCCGACTGCGCCTTGCTTTTCTCAATCTGTGGCTGATCTCTGGGTTTATTATTTCGCCGCAAGTAGGCAAAATCCTCCCACAATTCGCACTTCTGCACAATGCATACAAAGAGCAGTTGGCTACTCTATTCCTTGGATTAAAGAACCATGCCAATTTATTTTCCGTCTTTCAGAGACTTTTCCTTCTTAGAAATCTGCAGCACTGTACATTATTCTTGCAACAGGCAAAAAACTTCATTTTCAGCTGTAACATTGGCCTTTTCTTTTAATTGCAAAGATTATTTAAAATTTTTATAGTTTTTTAAGTAGGCACGCAAATTAAAAACCTGCTATAATGAGTCAAGACACTGAATAGTCAGAATTCAACGGCTAAGGAAGGTGATTTTTTGTGAAACCAGATTCCCAATCCGTCACGTCATTGGCCCCTGTACCGCCATTAGATGGGCCTGCCGTACAACTTCTGGAAGAAGCACTTTCGAAATCGCCCACCAAGAGTATCCAGGTCCGAATAAACGATGCTTTTTATCGTTTATCGCGCGAAGGACGTTGGTTCAAGTTTTCGCTACTGACAAAAAAGAATGCCGTAAAAAAGGCCGCCGTGTTCCAGACTTTATCGGAACTTTATAACCAAGCCATACACGGACATTCTTGGAGTCTGACCCCTCTCGCCACGTAATCGCACTGCCAACCTTAGCCAGCCGTACTCCGGCTGGCTTTTTTACGTTGTTCCGCCTCGCGATAGATGGTAAGAAAACGCTGCAGCACTAGCGCCGTCAAACCCCAAATCACCTTATCCCGCCAAGGATAAAAATAGACCGCGTAATTTTTTCGCCGCTTCCAGCCATCATCATATCCCGGCAGCAAGTGCAACGGAAATTCCTTAGTCGGCCTTGTTGCCATTTCCATTTTGCCGACTTCCGGCTTCATTTCGAGCAACTCTGCAAGCGGCACCGAAAAGACTTCCGCCACTTCATCGGGATTGGCTTTTATTTCGCCTTTCAGCACGCCGACATAGGGATATAGGATTACGCCGATTGGACTGATGACCGGCGCCATCTCGCCCAGTACTTCGATTTCGGCTTCTTTTAGACCCAATTCCTCGCTGGTTTCGCGCACCGCCGCCCTCTTTGCCTCGAGATCCTTCGCTTCAATGCGCCCACCGGGAAAACAGACTTCACCCGGCTGCCAAGCCAGATGACCGGCTCTCACTTCGAACAAAACGGCGAGCCCATCTTCGCTTTGCACAAGCGGTACCAACACTGCAGCCTGAAAGTATTCCTCATTTTCCCCATCGATCATTCCACGTTTCGTCAGGCAGCGTTTCAACTCTTCCATCATGAATTCCTCGCCTCTCTTTATCATTAAGAAAGCAAGCCCCAGACCCACGTCCAAGACTTGCCGTTATAGCCGTACTCCGACAACGGTGGCATCATCATGACCCTGTCCATCAACCACAAGACTCTCCATCAATTGCATGCCGTGCGCATAGTCATTCAACTGCAGCATATGTTCCTCCTGCAATAAATCCAATAATCCGTCACTGCAAAAGAAAAAGCAGTCTCCTCTTCGGCACTCCAGCTCTTCTTCTTCATATTTCATATCCGGCAAGATGCCAAGAAAAAGCCCTGGCACTCTTACCGTGATCGTTTCGCCGCCATGCAGGGCGATAAAATGATTGATGCCTGCCGATACATAACGTAAAATGCCCTGTTTCACATCCACTTCAAATGCTAACATCGCTGCAAAAGATCCGTCATTCAAGTACGGCGTCAAATTCCGGTTCAATTCCTCCACCCGCTTCGCCAGAGGTTCTTTGCTTTGCAGCACTTGACGCCCGAGAACCATCAGCGCAGACGTCTGCAACGCCGCCCCCAGGCCATGCCCCATGACGTCTGCCACATAGCCGACGCAGCGTTTTTCTTTTGCACACCACAGATAATCATAAATATCGCCGCTCACTAGATTC contains:
- a CDS encoding dicarboxylate/amino acid:cation symporter, whose product is MAEGKKGGLGISAQIMIGLVLGIVFGYMFPEYGQKFKPLGDAFIRMIKMIVVPLIFSSLIMGIAGAGDFKKVGRLGGKALIWFELATTVALVVGLVVANVFQPGVGVALTAGDAKAAADAAKKSIDMAQAMLEIIPTNIVDGAAKGSMLQIVFFSTFFGVAAASMGKAGEPVVKLSVSIAEIMFKVTWYVMKLAPLGVFALIAYTVGKFGLGMLIPLAKLIFSLYFALIVFVLLVMVSASIVFNFKFLQLLRAIKEPIMIAFSTASSEAALPLAMEKLEKFGVPKHIVTFVLPTGYTFNLDGSTLYSALAVVFIAQIYNIDFPLATQLLMLGTLMMSTKGIAAVPGASLIVIAGTAVQFGLPAEGIGIILGVDRILDMARTACNLIGNCVAAVVVARWEKELPDEVLAHAYTLNYDEE
- a CDS encoding CoA pyrophosphatase — translated: MMEELKRCLTKRGMIDGENEEYFQAAVLVPLVQSEDGLAVLFEVRAGHLAWQPGEVCFPGGRIEAKDLEAKRAAVRETSEELGLKEAEIEVLGEMAPVISPIGVILYPYVGVLKGEIKANPDEVAEVFSVPLAELLEMKPEVGKMEMATRPTKEFPLHLLPGYDDGWKRRKNYAVYFYPWRDKVIWGLTALVLQRFLTIYREAEQRKKASRSTAG
- a CDS encoding SpoIIE family protein phosphatase, which codes for MQEGKASQRNIFFAEPDERMTLLARAMEQHLSGVMITDRRDCIVFVNQEFCRSSGYAKEEVLGKKIPFLKSGAQLPEFYQAMLTTIRSGGVWRGKLHHRKKTGELFWENVVVSPLYDENNEISHFLTLKEDLTLQEEAAAVLRKADQKLREDLMLAGKIQRALLPKKVNAEEITVQSIYEPLNLVSGDIYDYLWCAKEKRCVGYVADVMGHGLGAALQTSALMVLGRQVLQSKEPLAKRVEELNRNLTPYLNDGSFAAMLAFEVDVKQGILRYVSAGINHFIALHGGETITVRVPGLFLGILPDMKYEEEELECRRGDCFFFCSDGLLDLLQEEHMLQLNDYAHGMQLMESLVVDGQGHDDATVVGVRL